The genomic segment CGGCCGGCGGCTGCGGCGGCCAGGACGGGAACGGCAGCTTCTCGACCCGGGGGGCGAGGTGCTCGCCGGCCGCGGTGGCCAGCACGCCGGCATCCCACGGCCCGTCGGCCGTCAGCTGCACGACGGGCCGGGGCAGGGCGTAGAGCGATACGTCGAACTCCCTCGCCCCGATCACCTGGCCGGTGCACCACCGGGCCTCGTCACTGGCGAGCCAGGCGACGACCGTGGCGACGTTGTCCGGGGAGCGGCGTTGCTGGGCCGCCTCGTCGGCGGCGTCCACCGGCCGCGGGGTCATCCGGGTGTCGGCCGCCGGCGAGACCGAGTTGCAGGTGGCGCCGGTACGGGCGAGCGAGTTGGCGCAGGAGTAGGTCAGCCCGACGATGCCCATCTTCGCCGCCGCGTAGTTGGGCTGGGAGGTGGAGCCGTACAGCCCGGACCCGGAGGTGACGTTGATGATCCGCCGGGCCGCGTCGTGGTCGCCCACGGCCCGCCAGTGGGCGGCCACGTGCCGGGTGGTGTTGAAGGTTCCGGTGAGGTGGACCGCGATGACCGCCTGCCACTCGTCGGCGGTCATGTTCCAGATCATCCGGTCGCGGAGGATGCCGGCGACGTTCACCACGATGTCGAGCCGGCCGTACCGGTCGACGACCCGACCCACCATGGCGGCGACGGCGTCGAAGTCGGCGACATCGGCACCGTCGGCGACCGCGGTGCCACCGGCCGCGACGATGTCGCGTACGACGTCGTCGGCCGG from the Solwaraspora sp. WMMD1047 genome contains:
- a CDS encoding SDR family NAD(P)-dependent oxidoreductase; the protein is MTQHPLAGRVALVTGAGRGIGAAVSRHLAAAGASVVVNDLGAALDGSGVDLGPADDVVRDIVAAGGTAVADGADVADFDAVAAMVGRVVDRYGRLDIVVNVAGILRDRMIWNMTADEWQAVIAVHLTGTFNTTRHVAAHWRAVGDHDAARRIINVTSGSGLYGSTSQPNYAAAKMGIVGLTYSCANSLARTGATCNSVSPAADTRMTPRPVDAADEAAQQRRSPDNVATVVAWLASDEARWCTGQVIGAREFDVSLYALPRPVVQLTADGPWDAGVLATAAGEHLAPRVEKLPFPSWPPQPPAEEAIVRYRSAND